From Halomarina ordinaria:
ACTGAAGCGCGAGGACCCCGACCACGAGCGCGTCCGCGAACGCCTGGAGGAGATGCAGGTCACCGTCGAGGAGATGCAGGCGCTCGCGACCAGCGGCCGGTCGATGCTCCCCAGCGACTGAGACCCCCCTTTTTCGAGTGCGCGGGAGTGAAGGTCACGGTCGACCAGAGACCAGTATGGACCGCACGGCCCTGGAACGGACGCTCGACGAGCGGTTCGACGCCACACCCGGCGAGGTGCGCGCCGTCGTCCGCGCGGCCGGTGACCTCGCCGACTCGGGACGCTACGCGAGCGACGTGGGCACCCCGCTGACGGTCGCCGCCGTCGTCGAGAGCCTCCGGGACGCGCCCGACGAGCGCCTGCCGGAGCGCTGGAACTGGTGGCTCGGGTCGCTCGAACTCGCCTTCGGTGGCTACGCCGAGTTCCAGATACGGGCGGTCGAGCGGTGAGGAGACGACGGGCACAAGGGTCGCCCCCGAGTAGTCGTCGCCGATGAAGGTGCGTTTCCTCGGCGGCGCGGACGAGATCGGGCGGAGCGCCCTCCTGGTGAACGACGCGCTCCTGCTCGACTACGGGATGGCGGCGGAGAACCCGCCGCAGTACCCGGTGGGGTCGGTCGACCCCGAGGCCGTCGTGGTGAGCCACGGGCACCTCGACCACGTCGGCGCGCTGCCCGCGCTCCTCTCGGGGCGTGCCCGTCCCCCGATTCACTGGACGGCGCCGACGCGCGAACTCGCGCTGACGCTCGCGCGCGACACGCTGAAGCTCCACGGCGGCACCCTCCAGTGTCCGTTCACCCGGACGGACGTGAGCCGGCTGACCCAGGTGTCGGAACCGCACGGCTACGGCGAGCCGTTCGAGGCGGCGGGCCACGAGGTGACCCTCTACAACGCCGGGCACATCCCCGGGAGCGCGCACGTCCTCGTCGACGACGGCGAGACGCGCCTGCTCTACACTGGCGACTTCTACGTCGACGAGCAGGGGAACGACGGGAACGGGAACCACGAACGCGGGGTGGGCGGCCAGCGACTGGTCGAGGGGTCGACCGCACGCCCCGAGGCCGACGTCGTGGTCTGCGAGTCGACGTACGCCGACGTGCACCACGACCCGCGCGGGCGGGTGGAGCGGCGCTTCGCCGACTGGGTGAGAGAGACCGTCCACCAGGGTGGGACCGTCGTCGTCCCGGCGTTCGCCATCGGCCGCACGCAGGAGGTGCTGCTGGTGTGTGACGCCCACGACATCGACTGCTACGTCGACGGGATGGGCGTCGACGTCGCCCGGATGCTCACCAGTCACCCCGAGTTCGTCCGCGACGGGGAGGCGCTGCGCCGGGCCGTGGGCCGCGCACGCGTCGTCCGCGGCGGCGACGGACAGCGTGAGCGCATCGCCCGGGGCAACAACGTCGTCGTCACGACCAGCGGGATGCTCACCGGCGGGCCGGCGATGACCTACGTCCCCGCCGTCCGGGGCGACCCGACCAACGCCGTCGCGTTCACGGGCTACCAGGTCGAGGGGACGCCGGGGCGGGACCTGCTCGACCGCGGCAGCGCCGAACTCGACGGCCGAGTCGTGCCCGTCAGCGCGCGCACCGCGCTCTTCGAGTTCTCCGCGCACGCCGACCGCAGCGGGTTGGAACGGTTCCTCGACGACTACCGGGACGCCCGCGTCCTCTGTAACCACGGCGAGCGAACCGAGTGGTTCGCCGGGGAACTGCGCGAGCGGGGCTTCGACGCGAGCGCGCCGGAACTGGGCGCGACCGTCGAGCGCTGAGCGTGTGGATAGGGTGACACGTTAAGCCCCCCGGCGTCGTCGTGGGGGGCATGTACGACCGAATCTTCGTTCCAACCGACGGTAGCGACGGTGCGCTGGCGGCGGCCGAACACGCCGTCTCGCTCGCGCGAGAACAGGGGGCGACCGTCCACGCGCTGTCCGTCGTCCACCTCCGCCCCTCGCTCGAACCGAACGTCGAGGCCGTCCTCGACGCGCTGGAGGCACGCGCCGAGGCGGCGGTCGAGGCCGTCGAGGGCCTCGGTGCCGACGCCGGCGTCGAGGTGGTGAGTGCAATCGAGGACGCCGTGCCGAGCGAGGCCATCGTCGACTACGCCGAGGACCGCGACGTCGACCTCGTGGTGATGGGGAGTCACGGCCACTCGCGCCTCCACGACCTCCTGCTGGGGAGCACGACCGAGCGCGTGCTCAGGACGTGCGACCGACCCGTCCTCGTCGTCCGGGCGTGAGTCGAGGCGGAGCGCGTTCCGGGGTAACGAGAGCGAGGGGGGGGACGAATCGAGCACGCAGACCCTCTCGACCGGCCGATGCACGTCCCGGTACGTAACCAGTCCGTACTGCCTCTCGAGCTATAGCTGC
This genomic window contains:
- a CDS encoding universal stress protein; this encodes MYDRIFVPTDGSDGALAAAEHAVSLAREQGATVHALSVVHLRPSLEPNVEAVLDALEARAEAAVEAVEGLGADAGVEVVSAIEDAVPSEAIVDYAEDRDVDLVVMGSHGHSRLHDLLLGSTTERVLRTCDRPVLVVRA
- a CDS encoding MBL fold metallo-hydrolase codes for the protein MKVRFLGGADEIGRSALLVNDALLLDYGMAAENPPQYPVGSVDPEAVVVSHGHLDHVGALPALLSGRARPPIHWTAPTRELALTLARDTLKLHGGTLQCPFTRTDVSRLTQVSEPHGYGEPFEAAGHEVTLYNAGHIPGSAHVLVDDGETRLLYTGDFYVDEQGNDGNGNHERGVGGQRLVEGSTARPEADVVVCESTYADVHHDPRGRVERRFADWVRETVHQGGTVVVPAFAIGRTQEVLLVCDAHDIDCYVDGMGVDVARMLTSHPEFVRDGEALRRAVGRARVVRGGDGQRERIARGNNVVVTTSGMLTGGPAMTYVPAVRGDPTNAVAFTGYQVEGTPGRDLLDRGSAELDGRVVPVSARTALFEFSAHADRSGLERFLDDYRDARVLCNHGERTEWFAGELRERGFDASAPELGATVER